The proteins below come from a single Alphaproteobacteria bacterium genomic window:
- a CDS encoding 3-methyladenine DNA glycosylase gives MLNIPAWLNQEAPIVAEKLLGCGLSFEGHSGIITETEAYRGADDPASHAYKGMTPRCSPMFKQPGTIYIYLVYGMYHCLNIVCERNGTPAAILIRGLRLENGIHLDGPGKLCRHLGLSIKQNGTHLNTAAGIQLIERETIPTHGVTPRIGIKKSQEKLWRFVLTDIKSTQPD, from the coding sequence TTGTTGAATATTCCCGCGTGGTTGAACCAAGAGGCGCCCATTGTAGCGGAAAAGCTTCTGGGGTGCGGCCTCAGTTTTGAAGGACACAGCGGCATCATAACCGAAACAGAAGCTTATCGCGGTGCGGATGATCCTGCCTCACATGCATACAAAGGCATGACACCGCGCTGCTCTCCGATGTTTAAACAACCTGGAACCATATATATTTACCTGGTTTATGGTATGTACCATTGCCTTAACATTGTTTGCGAGCGTAACGGCACTCCAGCTGCGATTCTTATTCGGGGGCTTAGGCTTGAAAATGGCATCCATCTCGATGGCCCCGGAAAACTCTGTCGACATTTGGGGCTCTCTATCAAGCAAAATGGCACGCACCTTAATACAGCTGCTGGCATTCAACTTATTGAAAGAGAGACCATCCCAACCCATGGTGTGACACCACGCATTGGCATTAAAAAAAGTCAGGAAAAGCTATGGCGCTTTGTTCTCACTGATATAAAATCTACCCAACCGGATTAA